From a region of the bacterium HR11 genome:
- the rsgA gene encoding Small ribosomal subunit biogenesis GTPase RsgA — protein sequence MVYGLIPNSAGPTLQGIVIGRIGPQFRVYLTEARREVRAWARRRLWQDVGGIWAGDRVEARALSPDGYVLTAVAPRRNWLDPPGVANLDLLLIVVSWDAPPFDERAVHRIRIAAHVRGIPTAIVVNKLDLLKDEDRPRWEGLQTRYRQAGFPLWGISVQTGLGLDVLREELRSRVSALAGPSGTGKSALLNALIPGARLRTGEVHPRTRRGRHTTTGTTLLALPEGGWVADTPGFSRSVFGPEVTPAVVRDAFPWAALTGRPVRCRYDDCLHLREPHCSVREAYERGNLAPEWYDLYVQLVAEAQGGRSE from the coding sequence ATGGTCTATGGTCTGATACCGAATTCGGCAGGTCCGACCCTGCAGGGCATCGTCATCGGACGCATCGGACCCCAGTTTCGGGTGTACCTGACCGAGGCCCGCCGGGAAGTCCGCGCCTGGGCCCGGCGGCGTCTGTGGCAGGACGTCGGAGGCATCTGGGCCGGCGACCGCGTCGAGGCCCGGGCCCTTTCGCCGGACGGTTACGTCCTGACGGCGGTGGCCCCCCGCCGCAACTGGCTCGACCCTCCCGGCGTGGCCAACCTGGACCTCCTGCTGATCGTCGTGAGTTGGGACGCTCCGCCCTTCGACGAACGGGCCGTTCATCGCATTCGTATCGCCGCCCATGTCCGGGGCATTCCGACGGCGATCGTCGTCAACAAGCTGGACCTCCTGAAAGACGAAGACCGCCCCCGCTGGGAAGGGCTTCAGACTCGCTACCGTCAGGCGGGCTTTCCCCTCTGGGGCATCAGCGTCCAAACGGGACTCGGCCTGGACGTCCTCCGGGAAGAGCTCCGGAGCCGTGTGTCGGCCCTGGCCGGACCGTCCGGGACCGGCAAGTCCGCCCTGCTGAACGCCTTGATTCCGGGCGCCCGTCTTCGGACCGGCGAGGTCCACCCCCGGACCCGGCGGGGCCGGCACACGACGACGGGGACGACCCTCCTGGCCCTCCCGGAGGGCGGCTGGGTCGCCGACACGCCCGGCTTTTCCCGGAGCGTCTTCGGGCCGGAAGTCACGCCGGCCGTCGTACGGGACGCCTTTCCCTGGGCGGCCCTGACCGGCCGACCGGTCCGGTGCCGGTACGACGATTGCCTACACTTGCGTGAACCTCACTGTAGCGTCCGAGAAGCCTACGAGCGGGGGAACCTGGCACCCGAATGGTACGACCTTTACGTTCAACTCGTCGCCGAGGCCCAGGGCGGCAGGAGTGAATAA
- the prkC_4 gene encoding Serine/threonine-protein kinase PrkC: MHRASEMPSRIGRYQVQAIVGTGSMGMVYKAFDPIIERTVAIKVLRLPVLADRREYADYLRRFYVEARAAGRLSHPNIVAIHDVGDWDGVPYIVMEFLEGTTLQTYLRRNMVFPWPEATEVVRQVAEALGYAHRNGVLHRDIKPANIMILTDGRVKVMDFGVALMAGPGMEAVGASEAIVGTPYYIAPEVLEGKPYQPASDIFSLGVVFYQLLTLERPFKGDTFQSVAYAILHTTPPPPSHYEAALPPILDTIVMRMLARSPGDRYISAEALAQDLKRVLTSAVDVDLSRLDRPAAPGPAGETDPWRRLWTRWQAWSPLWRWGLVGALAVGILGAATWVFHRQEAGNVRPVPSSAPVGPATRPTVSEVPPRPSPPPSEALRKQEALRREIDRRFQLGKNYCMNRLYVRCRDEMEWVLRQAPDHAEARRYLEQALQHLEAPKPRRPGKGTE; the protein is encoded by the coding sequence ATGCATCGCGCCAGCGAGATGCCGTCGCGTATCGGCCGGTATCAAGTCCAGGCTATCGTCGGCACGGGTTCGATGGGCATGGTTTACAAGGCCTTCGACCCCATCATTGAGCGGACGGTCGCCATTAAGGTCTTACGTCTCCCCGTGCTGGCGGACCGGCGGGAATATGCGGACTACTTACGCCGTTTCTACGTCGAGGCTCGGGCGGCCGGCCGTTTGAGCCATCCCAACATCGTAGCGATCCACGACGTCGGAGACTGGGACGGCGTCCCGTATATCGTCATGGAGTTCCTGGAGGGCACGACCCTACAGACGTATTTGCGTCGGAACATGGTCTTTCCGTGGCCCGAGGCGACCGAAGTCGTCCGGCAGGTCGCCGAGGCCCTGGGCTACGCCCACCGGAACGGCGTCCTCCATCGGGACATCAAGCCGGCCAACATCATGATCCTGACCGACGGTCGGGTGAAGGTCATGGACTTTGGGGTCGCTCTGATGGCCGGTCCCGGGATGGAGGCCGTCGGGGCCAGCGAGGCGATCGTGGGGACGCCTTACTACATCGCCCCTGAGGTCTTAGAAGGGAAGCCCTATCAGCCGGCCAGCGACATCTTCAGTCTGGGCGTCGTCTTTTATCAGCTTCTGACGTTGGAACGGCCTTTCAAGGGCGACACCTTCCAGTCCGTCGCCTATGCCATCCTGCACACGACCCCGCCGCCGCCTTCCCACTATGAGGCCGCCCTCCCGCCCATCCTGGACACCATCGTGATGCGTATGCTGGCCCGTTCCCCGGGAGACCGGTACATCTCGGCCGAGGCCTTGGCCCAAGACCTCAAGCGTGTCTTGACTTCGGCGGTAGACGTCGACCTGAGCCGCTTGGATCGACCGGCCGCCCCCGGGCCGGCCGGTGAGACGGACCCATGGCGACGCCTGTGGACCCGCTGGCAAGCCTGGAGTCCCTTGTGGCGATGGGGCCTCGTCGGTGCCCTGGCGGTCGGTATCTTGGGCGCCGCGACCTGGGTCTTCCATCGGCAGGAGGCCGGGAACGTTCGGCCGGTGCCTTCGTCGGCACCCGTCGGGCCGGCTACTCGCCCGACGGTCTCTGAGGTGCCTCCCCGGCCGTCTCCGCCGCCCTCCGAGGCGCTGAGAAAACAGGAAGCTTTGCGGCGGGAGATCGACCGCCGGTTTCAGTTGGGGAAGAACTACTGTATGAACCGCCTGTATGTCCGGTGCCGAGACGAAATGGAGTGGGTCTTGCGTCAGGCCCCCGATCATGCCGAGGCCCGCCGTTACTTGGAGCAGGCCCTTCAACACCTGGAGGCTCCGAAACCCCGCCGTCCCGGAAAAGGGACAGAGTGA
- the rlmH gene encoding Ribosomal RNA large subunit methyltransferase H, with amino-acid sequence MTRLVIVWVGPIRSRPIQALAADYLQRIRRWVPCEVREVPERPLRDPHQQAAHRRAEAAALRAHIRDLDTWVVLTPSGEAWSTERWLQWWTTAVTQGWRVGVVLGGPMGLSPELEQEAPYRVALAPITMSHEMTRAVFLELMYRILSLWKGTPYAK; translated from the coding sequence GTGACCCGGCTCGTCATCGTCTGGGTCGGACCGATCCGGTCGAGGCCGATTCAAGCCCTGGCGGCCGACTACCTTCAACGGATCCGACGGTGGGTCCCTTGCGAGGTCCGGGAGGTCCCGGAACGTCCCCTCCGAGACCCCCATCAACAAGCCGCCCACCGGCGGGCTGAAGCGGCGGCCCTTCGGGCGCATATCCGGGATTTGGATACGTGGGTCGTCCTGACGCCTTCGGGCGAAGCCTGGTCGACAGAACGGTGGCTCCAGTGGTGGACGACGGCGGTGACCCAGGGCTGGCGAGTCGGCGTCGTCCTGGGGGGTCCGATGGGTCTGAGTCCCGAGCTGGAACAGGAGGCCCCCTATCGGGTCGCCCTGGCGCCCATCACGATGAGTCACGAGATGACTCGTGCGGTCTTCTTGGAACTGATGTATCGTATCCTAAGCCTCTGGAAGGGGACGCCCTATGCCAAATGA
- the addA gene encoding ATP-dependent helicase/nuclease subunit A, with protein sequence MPNDTVPVAPAVGGDDWSDRLQAATQVERNVFVIAGAGTGKTSLLTARLCYCLVWRAFHHARSHGRPQAAVREVVAMTFTEKAAAEMRDRTRTYLQAWLYPGTAIEPADARFVEAVRRDLYERLHCTESEWRRVLRAVLTYLNEVRISTIHSFCAGLLRAYAFEASIPPQFEVIGDDLWDQVFHEEWLFYLLDLLGPDLRPEPAYRQARAAVRWFARKYHLDLETLSSMARSAAISSITMGASLDRQTAWEAAAWEAYHRRLRDRGFLQAVLEAVQAYRPRSPKSRQFRAFLIDHLTSLVDGPGRRRYPPPDLSDRWKDLRPRLEQAAEACASRLPEARVPRFLHLFRALLFSVDPALTRRMGEAFAPFLERLQRRFRQEGYLTYDDLLWQTYRLLAQSPTVRQSLQAQIRHILVDEFQDTNPVQMDILRLLGQDVKTHQWRPGCIFVVGDPKQSIYAFRDADLAAFQRFYEDLQQSPDFLNCVLRQNFRSGAAVLDFVNAACGPLFEEDRQKYPLAEGESLTDRYSLFPATDPSDAAAESITDFLKRTVVHPDRYVQPPYIPIYPASAHRPASGRPVLYCLEAASDDRDDLWAQTIAGTVVRWRMANGEQRTANAEPPWDRVAVLFRSMTHVDRLARLAQKFHELGIPFVVEGDRQFFQKTEVLDVLNMLRVWVNPYDRPALIGWLRSPIVGVSDDFLFHLAGWERGEWLMDPGAWVLWPPVPGPRTQDLKTDLGAPAVLQAADLTVWTQAREAFLRQFPRLADEWDRAEAAIRRLQDHRNRHRDDPPARVLTTLFQEFRVPAVYVSHPMGPQKVMNLWKLVELAYRWFDQGDTTVDRWVQRLQTSAWAGIEESESLLADPELNACRWMTIHKAKGLEFDLVIVADAHFLGQPESGRDTAAPCQVELTPDGRLGIAVQRGAAGQTIYNVTFLLHHLRRNQLEEAEKKRLFYVACTRARDSLVLVCMHPRWGRRDSAACRLAQLLRADDFIDVRPVRSPADLEAIAHGSRLPAPGHGPSAMTHELMKAYGRVWTDLRRRWERFRQAESVQRRPSDQDRVLDVTSVPVEEGGLVSSALWTPAVQGPEAGSPHGRWVGTLVHEALARIPLDPQVDDLAWVETFLTYEAPLLLQRALVEKDIQGTDVPAILDESFRLLRVFLHSPLWRYMKPRIRAREIPFLQPADARGRHFWEGRIDVIVEDVSSQGTTLWVCDYKTDAESRPSVLIRQYRAQIQVYRAYIQKVFPQQDVRAALIGVRQAQWIPVPTGRSAPSPPTPLLIAP encoded by the coding sequence ATGCCAAATGACACGGTACCGGTCGCCCCTGCCGTTGGGGGCGATGACTGGTCGGACCGGCTTCAGGCGGCGACCCAGGTCGAGCGTAATGTGTTCGTCATCGCCGGAGCCGGGACGGGCAAGACGAGCCTACTGACGGCGCGTCTGTGCTACTGTCTGGTATGGCGGGCCTTCCACCATGCCCGGTCCCACGGCCGCCCTCAGGCCGCCGTTCGAGAGGTCGTGGCGATGACCTTTACCGAGAAGGCGGCGGCGGAGATGCGGGACCGGACCCGGACTTACCTGCAGGCGTGGCTCTACCCCGGGACGGCCATCGAGCCGGCCGACGCCCGCTTCGTCGAGGCCGTCCGGCGGGACCTGTACGAGCGGCTTCACTGTACCGAGTCCGAGTGGCGGCGAGTCCTTCGGGCGGTCCTGACCTACCTCAACGAGGTCCGCATCTCGACCATCCACAGCTTCTGTGCCGGTCTCCTGCGGGCTTACGCCTTTGAGGCCTCGATCCCGCCCCAGTTTGAGGTCATCGGCGACGACCTCTGGGACCAGGTCTTTCACGAAGAGTGGCTTTTTTACCTGTTGGACCTGCTGGGCCCCGACCTCCGGCCCGAGCCGGCGTATCGGCAAGCCCGGGCGGCCGTCCGGTGGTTTGCCCGCAAGTACCACCTGGACCTGGAAACGCTCTCGTCTATGGCCCGCTCGGCGGCCATCAGTTCCATCACGATGGGTGCCTCCCTCGACCGCCAGACGGCGTGGGAGGCCGCGGCCTGGGAAGCCTACCACCGGCGCCTGCGGGATCGGGGATTTCTCCAGGCCGTCCTCGAGGCCGTCCAGGCCTACCGGCCTCGGTCTCCGAAGTCCCGGCAATTTCGGGCCTTTCTGATCGATCACTTGACGTCTCTGGTCGACGGGCCTGGCCGTCGCCGGTATCCGCCGCCGGACCTGAGCGACCGGTGGAAGGACCTTCGGCCCCGGCTCGAGCAGGCCGCCGAGGCCTGTGCGTCCCGCCTTCCCGAGGCGCGGGTCCCCCGATTCCTGCATCTCTTTCGGGCTCTTCTGTTCTCCGTCGACCCGGCCCTGACTCGCCGGATGGGGGAGGCCTTCGCACCCTTCCTGGAGCGTCTCCAGCGCCGATTCCGTCAGGAGGGCTACCTGACGTATGACGACCTTCTGTGGCAGACGTACCGTCTGCTGGCCCAGAGTCCGACCGTTCGCCAGAGCTTGCAGGCCCAAATCCGTCACATCTTAGTCGATGAATTCCAAGACACGAACCCGGTCCAGATGGACATCCTCCGCCTCTTGGGACAGGACGTCAAGACGCACCAGTGGCGACCTGGCTGTATCTTTGTCGTCGGCGACCCCAAGCAGTCCATTTACGCCTTTCGGGACGCGGACCTGGCGGCCTTTCAGCGGTTTTACGAGGACCTTCAGCAGTCGCCCGACTTCCTGAACTGTGTCCTGCGGCAGAACTTCCGGAGCGGGGCGGCCGTCCTGGACTTCGTCAATGCGGCCTGCGGCCCGCTCTTTGAGGAGGACCGTCAGAAGTACCCCCTGGCCGAGGGCGAGAGCCTGACGGACCGGTACAGCCTGTTCCCGGCTACCGACCCCTCCGACGCGGCGGCTGAATCCATCACGGACTTCTTGAAGCGGACGGTCGTCCACCCGGACCGCTATGTTCAGCCGCCTTACATTCCGATCTATCCGGCCTCGGCCCATCGACCGGCCTCGGGGCGGCCGGTCCTGTACTGCCTGGAGGCGGCCTCAGACGACCGGGACGACCTGTGGGCCCAGACGATCGCCGGCACAGTCGTCCGATGGCGAATGGCGAATGGCGAACAGCGAACGGCGAATGCGGAGCCCCCGTGGGACCGGGTTGCCGTCTTATTCCGGAGCATGACCCACGTCGACCGGCTGGCCCGGCTGGCTCAGAAATTCCACGAGCTCGGCATCCCCTTCGTCGTCGAGGGCGACCGGCAGTTCTTCCAGAAGACAGAAGTCCTGGACGTTCTCAACATGCTCCGGGTGTGGGTCAATCCTTACGACCGGCCAGCCCTCATCGGCTGGCTCCGGTCGCCCATCGTCGGCGTGTCCGATGACTTTCTGTTCCATTTAGCCGGCTGGGAACGCGGGGAATGGCTCATGGATCCCGGCGCATGGGTCTTGTGGCCGCCTGTGCCCGGGCCCCGGACTCAGGACCTGAAGACGGATCTGGGCGCCCCGGCCGTCCTACAGGCGGCGGACTTGACGGTATGGACCCAAGCCCGAGAAGCTTTCTTGCGACAGTTTCCCCGGCTGGCCGACGAATGGGACCGGGCCGAGGCGGCCATCCGACGACTTCAGGACCACCGGAATCGCCATCGGGATGACCCGCCGGCTCGCGTCTTGACGACCCTCTTTCAAGAGTTCCGGGTCCCGGCCGTGTATGTTTCCCATCCGATGGGCCCCCAAAAGGTCATGAATCTCTGGAAACTCGTCGAGCTGGCCTACCGATGGTTCGACCAAGGCGACACGACCGTCGACCGGTGGGTCCAGCGTTTGCAGACCTCGGCCTGGGCCGGCATCGAGGAAAGCGAAAGCCTCCTGGCCGACCCGGAGCTGAACGCCTGCCGGTGGATGACAATCCACAAGGCGAAGGGCCTGGAGTTTGACCTCGTCATCGTGGCCGACGCCCACTTCCTGGGCCAGCCGGAGTCGGGCCGAGACACCGCCGCCCCTTGTCAGGTGGAACTCACGCCGGACGGCCGCCTGGGCATCGCCGTCCAGCGGGGCGCCGCCGGGCAGACGATCTACAACGTGACGTTTCTCCTGCACCACCTCCGGCGGAATCAGTTGGAAGAGGCCGAGAAGAAGCGCCTCTTTTACGTGGCCTGTACTCGAGCCCGGGACAGCCTGGTCCTGGTCTGCATGCATCCCCGGTGGGGCCGTCGGGACTCGGCGGCCTGCCGATTGGCCCAGCTCCTGCGGGCGGACGACTTCATCGACGTCCGCCCGGTCCGGAGCCCGGCCGACCTGGAGGCGATAGCTCATGGCTCCCGGCTCCCGGCTCCCGGCCATGGGCCATCGGCCATGACGCATGAGCTCATGAAGGCCTATGGCCGGGTATGGACAGACCTTCGACGGCGCTGGGAGCGTTTCCGCCAGGCCGAGAGCGTTCAACGGCGACCCAGTGATCAGGACCGCGTCCTCGACGTCACGTCGGTCCCCGTCGAGGAAGGGGGCCTCGTATCTTCAGCCCTGTGGACACCGGCCGTCCAGGGCCCCGAGGCCGGAAGTCCCCACGGACGATGGGTCGGGACCCTGGTCCACGAGGCCCTGGCTCGAATCCCCCTGGACCCTCAGGTCGACGACCTCGCCTGGGTCGAGACCTTCTTGACCTACGAGGCCCCACTTCTCCTGCAGCGAGCCCTGGTGGAAAAAGACATTCAAGGAACAGACGTCCCAGCCATCCTGGACGAGTCCTTCCGACTCCTGCGCGTGTTTCTGCACAGTCCCCTCTGGCGTTACATGAAGCCCCGCATCCGGGCCCGGGAAATCCCCTTCCTCCAGCCGGCCGACGCCCGGGGCCGCCATTTCTGGGAGGGCCGGATCGACGTGATCGTAGAGGATGTTTCGTCCCAAGGGACGACGCTGTGGGTCTGTGACTATAAGACAGATGCGGAATCCCGGCCGTCGGTCCTGATCCGCCAGTATCGGGCCCAAATTCAGGTCTACCGAGCCTATATCCAGAAGGTATTTCCTCAGCAGGACGTCCGGGCCGCCCTCATCGGAGTCCGTCAGGCCCAGTGGATCCCCGTCCCCACGGGCCGGTCCGCTCCATCTCCACCGACCCCCCTACTGATAGCCCCCTAA
- the accA gene encoding Acetyl-coenzyme A carboxylase carboxyl transferase subunit alpha: MEGPVTTAAVPEFERPIAELLKEIDALEALASSDPKVRRKLDRLRKKLETYRRQIYSRLTPWEIVQVARHPQRPYTLDYIRLIFDDFIELHGDRRYGDDPAIVAGLAFLGDQPMAVVGHQKGRDMQEKLRRNFGMPHPEGYRKALRIMKLAEKFSRPVVTFVDTPGAYPGIGAEARGQAQAIAENLLEMSRLRVPVLVFIIGEGGSGGALGIAVGDRIYMLQYAIYSVISPEGCASILWRDAGKAREAAQALRLTARDLLELGVIDEVLEEPLGGAHADPEAMALRIKDAILRGLQELCGTPSEELVRRRYEKFRRMGVFDVWR; this comes from the coding sequence GTGGAAGGACCTGTCACGACGGCGGCCGTTCCTGAATTTGAGCGGCCGATCGCCGAGTTGTTGAAAGAAATCGACGCCCTCGAGGCGTTGGCGTCTTCGGACCCCAAGGTCCGACGGAAGCTCGATCGCCTGCGGAAAAAGCTGGAGACCTATCGGCGGCAGATCTACAGCCGGCTGACGCCCTGGGAAATCGTCCAAGTCGCCCGCCATCCCCAGCGACCCTATACCCTGGATTACATTCGCCTGATCTTTGACGACTTTATCGAGCTTCATGGGGACCGAAGATACGGGGACGACCCGGCCATCGTCGCCGGCCTGGCTTTCCTGGGTGACCAGCCGATGGCCGTCGTCGGGCATCAGAAGGGCCGGGACATGCAGGAAAAGCTCCGGCGCAACTTCGGGATGCCTCACCCGGAGGGCTACCGGAAGGCGCTCCGGATTATGAAGTTAGCCGAGAAATTCAGCCGCCCGGTCGTCACCTTTGTAGATACACCGGGGGCCTATCCCGGTATCGGGGCCGAGGCCCGGGGTCAGGCGCAGGCGATCGCCGAAAATCTCCTGGAGATGTCCCGTCTGCGAGTGCCCGTCCTGGTGTTCATCATCGGGGAAGGCGGAAGCGGCGGGGCCTTGGGCATCGCCGTGGGAGACCGCATTTACATGCTTCAGTACGCCATTTACTCGGTCATCTCCCCCGAAGGTTGCGCGTCCATCCTGTGGCGGGACGCCGGCAAGGCCCGGGAAGCGGCCCAGGCCCTGCGTCTGACGGCCCGGGACCTCCTGGAGCTGGGCGTCATCGACGAGGTCCTCGAAGAACCCCTCGGCGGCGCCCACGCCGACCCCGAGGCGATGGCCCTTCGGATTAAAGACGCCATCCTGCGGGGCCTCCAGGAGCTCTGTGGCACTCCGTCGGAGGAGCTCGTCCGACGCCGCTATGAAAAGTTCCGTCGGATGGGCGTCTTCGACGTCTGGCGCTAA
- the pdhA gene encoding Pyruvate dehydrogenase E1 component subunit alpha: MDRSVQTAEAMVRVLDEEGVVVDPTLEPDLPADFLWRAFEGMLTVRAIDERMLMLQRQGRIAFYGAATGQEAAVVGSGLALAPQDWVFPALREVGVALLRGYSLQDLAHQLFGTRDDILKGRQMPCHYSDRRVHHVAWSSCVGNQVPQAVGAAMAARYLGDPVVVMAYLGDGATSEGDFHVAMNFAAVFRAPVVFFCQNNQWAISVPVSRQTASETIAVKAVAYGMEGVRVDGNDLLAVYQVTRRAVEKARAGGGPTLIEAFTYRIGAHSTSDDPSRYRNPEEVERWRQRDPIERFRRYLIRKGLWDADREQALVQRIRDDLMAAVQKAESTPPPPVESLFEDVYATPPWHLREQQTALEAYLREKARWTDP, from the coding sequence ATGGACAGGAGCGTCCAGACGGCCGAGGCGATGGTCCGGGTCTTAGACGAAGAGGGCGTCGTCGTCGACCCGACGCTGGAACCGGACCTGCCGGCCGACTTTCTCTGGCGGGCCTTCGAGGGGATGCTGACGGTCCGGGCCATCGACGAGCGGATGCTCATGCTCCAGCGCCAGGGCCGCATCGCCTTCTACGGGGCGGCGACGGGCCAGGAGGCGGCCGTCGTCGGGAGCGGCCTGGCCCTGGCGCCCCAGGACTGGGTCTTCCCGGCCCTCCGGGAGGTCGGCGTCGCCCTCCTCCGGGGCTATTCCCTCCAGGACCTGGCCCATCAGTTGTTCGGGACCCGGGACGACATCCTGAAAGGACGCCAGATGCCCTGTCACTACAGCGACCGCCGGGTCCACCACGTGGCCTGGTCGAGTTGCGTCGGCAATCAGGTCCCGCAGGCCGTCGGAGCGGCGATGGCGGCCCGCTATCTGGGTGACCCCGTCGTCGTCATGGCGTACCTCGGAGACGGTGCCACGTCCGAGGGGGACTTCCACGTGGCGATGAACTTCGCCGCCGTCTTCCGGGCCCCCGTCGTGTTCTTCTGCCAAAACAACCAATGGGCCATTTCGGTCCCCGTGAGCCGGCAGACGGCCTCCGAGACGATCGCCGTCAAGGCCGTCGCTTACGGGATGGAGGGCGTCCGCGTCGACGGCAATGACCTCTTGGCCGTCTATCAGGTCACCCGTCGGGCCGTCGAGAAGGCCCGGGCCGGCGGCGGCCCGACCCTCATCGAGGCCTTTACTTACCGGATCGGTGCCCACTCGACGTCGGACGACCCGAGCCGCTACCGGAACCCGGAAGAAGTCGAACGCTGGCGTCAGCGGGACCCCATCGAGCGGTTTCGCCGTTACCTGATCCGGAAGGGCCTGTGGGATGCCGACCGAGAGCAAGCCCTGGTCCAGCGGATCCGAGACGACCTGATGGCCGCCGTCCAGAAGGCCGAATCGACACCACCCCCGCCGGTCGAGAGCCTCTTCGAGGACGTGTACGCCACGCCGCCCTGGCACCTGCGGGAACAGCAAACGGCATTGGAAGCCTACCTGCGGGAGAAAGCCCGGTGGACGGACCCATAG
- the pdhC gene encoding Dihydrolipoyllysine-residue acetyltransferase component of pyruvate dehydrogenase complex encodes MAFEFRLPDIGEGMVEAEVVKWYVQEGDAIEEDQPMVELMTDKANVVIPSPRKGVVLKRFGREGEVVKVGSVLVVIGEPGEALETAEARVEAAVSAPAVPGAPAPAPTPGVGEATPPPGRVLATPATRRLARELGVDLRQVPPTGPHGRVTKEDVIRFVEAQRAPTAPPTPAPTPPPVEVPAVPEVGPPAGLEERIPLRGLRRVIARRMVQSKHTAAHFTYVEEVDMTELVRLREQMRPVAEAQGVRLTYLPFIIKAVVIGLKRFPIINASLDDEKEEIVLKKYYHIGIAVQTDQGLTVPVIHDADKRSLLDLAREVERLATAAREGRLGLHEVRGSTFTITSLGKLGGLLATPIINYPEVAILGVHKIEPRPVVRNGEIVIRHMMNVSLSFDHRVVDGAVGAEFTQVVREHLENPHLLFLQM; translated from the coding sequence ATGGCGTTCGAGTTTCGACTGCCGGACATCGGCGAGGGCATGGTCGAGGCCGAGGTCGTCAAGTGGTACGTCCAGGAAGGGGACGCCATCGAGGAAGACCAGCCGATGGTCGAGCTGATGACGGACAAGGCCAACGTGGTGATTCCCTCCCCCCGGAAGGGCGTCGTCCTGAAGCGGTTCGGTCGGGAGGGCGAGGTCGTCAAGGTCGGGTCCGTCCTCGTCGTGATCGGTGAGCCGGGCGAGGCCCTGGAGACGGCGGAAGCCCGGGTCGAGGCGGCCGTCTCGGCCCCGGCGGTGCCCGGCGCTCCGGCACCCGCTCCGACTCCCGGCGTCGGCGAGGCGACGCCTCCGCCGGGCCGGGTCCTGGCGACGCCCGCCACGCGGCGGCTCGCCCGAGAATTGGGTGTGGACCTCCGGCAGGTTCCCCCGACGGGACCCCACGGACGCGTGACGAAGGAGGACGTCATCCGCTTCGTCGAGGCCCAGCGGGCGCCGACGGCCCCTCCGACGCCGGCGCCGACCCCGCCGCCCGTCGAGGTGCCGGCCGTTCCCGAAGTCGGCCCGCCGGCCGGCCTGGAGGAGCGGATTCCCCTGCGGGGGCTTCGGCGGGTGATCGCCCGGCGGATGGTTCAGTCCAAGCATACGGCGGCGCACTTCACATACGTCGAAGAAGTCGACATGACGGAGCTGGTCCGCCTGCGGGAGCAGATGAGGCCCGTCGCCGAGGCCCAGGGCGTGCGGCTGACGTACCTGCCGTTCATCATCAAGGCCGTCGTCATCGGCTTAAAGCGATTCCCGATCATCAACGCCTCTTTGGACGACGAAAAGGAGGAAATCGTCCTGAAGAAGTACTACCACATCGGCATCGCCGTCCAGACCGACCAGGGCCTGACGGTTCCCGTCATCCACGACGCCGACAAGCGGTCCCTGCTGGACCTGGCCCGGGAGGTCGAGCGGCTGGCGACGGCCGCCCGGGAGGGCCGCTTGGGCCTTCATGAAGTCCGGGGGAGCACCTTCACGATCACGTCTCTGGGCAAGCTGGGCGGCCTGCTGGCGACGCCCATCATCAACTACCCGGAGGTCGCCATCCTGGGGGTCCACAAGATCGAGCCCCGGCCCGTCGTGCGGAACGGCGAGATCGTCATCCGCCACATGATGAACGTCAGCCTGTCCTTCGACCACCGGGTCGTCGACGGGGCCGTCGGGGCCGAGTTCACGCAGGTCGTGCGGGAACACCTGGAGAATCCCCACCTCCTGTTCTTGCAGATGTAA